A genomic window from Massilia sp. METH4 includes:
- a CDS encoding DMT family transporter — MDKTITTPSASYLGGLALAVGGAVLFSAKAVIAKLLYRYQLDAVTLIAFRMLFSLPVFAAVALWKMRGAVPLSLGDRWRIVGLGLVGYYLSSFLDFLGLQYITVGLERLILFLTPTFVLLISATWLRQHIGRMQWLALAVSYGGIVLVFVHDLQGGGSNVLLGSSLVLGSAAAYAAYLLLSGEMVKRLGALRLVAYAMCVSSAACIGQYFLLRPAAGLVQPLEVYGLSLMNGLLCTVAPVFMTMTAVQRIGAGAASQAGMIGPVSTLFLGAVILAEPVTSWQLAGTALVLAGIYLLSHAKPKNGN; from the coding sequence ATGGACAAAACAATAACGACCCCATCCGCGTCCTACCTGGGCGGGCTGGCGCTGGCCGTCGGCGGTGCCGTGCTGTTTTCCGCCAAGGCCGTCATCGCCAAGCTGCTGTACCGCTACCAGCTCGACGCCGTCACGCTGATCGCCTTCCGCATGCTGTTCTCGCTGCCGGTGTTCGCCGCCGTGGCGCTGTGGAAGATGCGTGGCGCCGTGCCGCTGTCGCTTGGCGACCGCTGGCGCATCGTCGGCCTGGGGCTGGTTGGCTATTACCTGTCCAGCTTCCTCGATTTCCTCGGCCTGCAATACATCACCGTGGGCCTGGAGCGGCTGATCCTGTTCCTCACACCGACCTTCGTGCTGCTGATCTCGGCCACCTGGCTGCGCCAGCACATCGGCCGCATGCAGTGGCTGGCGCTGGCCGTGTCGTATGGCGGCATCGTGCTCGTGTTCGTGCACGACCTCCAGGGCGGCGGCTCGAACGTGCTGCTCGGTTCCTCGCTGGTGCTGGGCTCGGCGGCCGCCTATGCCGCCTACCTGCTGCTGTCGGGCGAAATGGTGAAACGCCTCGGCGCGCTGCGGCTGGTGGCGTACGCGATGTGCGTTTCCAGCGCGGCGTGCATCGGCCAGTATTTCCTGCTGCGCCCGGCCGCCGGCCTGGTCCAGCCGCTGGAGGTCTATGGCCTGTCGCTGATGAACGGCCTGCTATGCACGGTGGCGCCGGTATTCATGACGATGACCGCGGTGCAGCGCATCGGCGCCGGCGCGGCCTCGCAGGCCGGCATGATCGGCCCCGTTTCCACGCTGTTCCTCGGCGCCGTGATCCTGGCCGAACCCGTCACCAGCTGGCAGCTGGCGGGCACCGCCCTGGTACTGGCCGGCATCTACCTGCTTTCCCACGCTAAACCCAAGAACGGAAATTGA
- a CDS encoding quinone oxidoreductase, whose translation MSKPMTGKAIRMSRTGGPEVMEYVDVEVGPPGPGEATVKHGAIGVNFIDVYFRTGLYPQPLPNGLGMEGAGTVEAVGEGVTHVKVGDRVAYAGRPNGAYAQVRNMPASLLVALPDHIAFDTAAAMMLQGMTVQYLLHRTAHLKPGDTILWHAAAGGVGLIACQWAKVLGVNLIGTVGSEEKAALAIEHGAAHVINYKRDNFVDKVRELTNGEGVSVVYDSIGQDTFFGSLDCLAPLGLMVSFGNASGPVPAFAPSELQSRGSLFLTRPTMMHYTAKREDLEATARSLFGVVASGEVKIAINQRYHLPDVAQAHADLESRKTTGSSILIPR comes from the coding sequence ATGAGCAAGCCAATGACGGGCAAGGCGATCCGCATGAGCAGGACCGGCGGGCCGGAAGTGATGGAATACGTCGACGTCGAGGTGGGGCCGCCGGGGCCGGGCGAAGCCACCGTGAAGCACGGGGCGATCGGCGTGAACTTCATCGACGTGTACTTTCGCACCGGCCTGTACCCGCAGCCGTTGCCGAACGGGCTGGGCATGGAAGGCGCGGGCACCGTGGAAGCGGTGGGCGAGGGCGTCACGCACGTGAAGGTGGGCGACCGCGTGGCCTATGCCGGCCGGCCGAACGGTGCCTACGCGCAGGTGCGCAACATGCCGGCCAGCCTGCTGGTGGCGCTGCCCGACCATATCGCCTTCGACACGGCGGCAGCCATGATGCTGCAAGGGATGACGGTGCAATACCTGCTGCACCGTACCGCGCACCTGAAGCCGGGCGACACGATCCTGTGGCATGCGGCGGCGGGCGGCGTGGGGCTGATCGCCTGCCAGTGGGCGAAGGTGCTGGGCGTGAACCTGATCGGCACCGTGGGCTCGGAAGAAAAGGCGGCGCTGGCGATCGAGCACGGCGCCGCGCACGTGATCAACTACAAGCGCGACAATTTCGTGGACAAGGTGCGCGAGCTCACGAACGGCGAGGGCGTGTCCGTCGTCTACGATTCGATCGGGCAGGACACGTTCTTCGGCTCGCTCGATTGCCTGGCCCCGCTGGGCCTGATGGTCAGCTTCGGCAACGCCTCCGGCCCCGTGCCGGCGTTCGCGCCGTCCGAACTGCAATCGCGCGGCTCGCTGTTCCTCACGCGCCCCACGATGATGCACTACACGGCCAAGCGCGAAGACCTGGAAGCGACGGCCCGCTCGCTGTTCGGCGTGGTCGCCAGCGGCGAAGTGAAAATCGCCATCAACCAGCGCTACCACCTGCCGGACGTGGCCCAGGCCCACGCCGACCTGGAGTCGCGCAAGACCACCGGTTCCTCGATCCTGATCCCGCGCTGA
- a CDS encoding methylglyoxal synthase produces the protein MTAPRIALIAHDKKKDDMIALAGEYVDFLRRCALTATGTTGGRLVNELGLTVDRKHSGPLGGDLQIGALLVEDGIDAVIFLRDPMTPQPHEPDINALVRACDVHNVACATNVATAHLVLSQLQAAGAADGEGA, from the coding sequence ATGACCGCTCCACGCATCGCCCTGATCGCCCACGACAAGAAGAAAGACGACATGATCGCCCTGGCCGGCGAGTACGTGGATTTCCTGCGCCGCTGCGCGCTCACCGCCACGGGCACGACAGGCGGGCGGCTCGTCAACGAATTGGGGCTGACGGTGGACCGCAAGCATTCCGGCCCGCTGGGCGGCGACCTGCAGATCGGCGCGCTGCTGGTCGAGGACGGCATCGACGCGGTGATCTTCCTGCGCGATCCGATGACGCCACAGCCGCACGAGCCGGACATCAACGCGCTGGTACGCGCCTGCGACGTGCACAACGTGGCCTGTGCCACCAACGTGGCGACGGCGCACCTGGTGCTGTCGCAATTGCAGGCGGCCGGTGCCGCCGACGGGGAGGGAGCATGA